In Ascochyta rabiei chromosome 11, complete sequence, the following are encoded in one genomic region:
- a CDS encoding Cellobiose dehydrogenase (acceptor) has protein sequence MKVSQTWTALLSTALVAIAAPIAENCTLEADYDVIVVGSGPAGIIVADRMSEAGKKTLLLEQGGPSYYVTGGRERPDWLNGTELSRVDVPGLYKSIFSVTGNLTCASDVVNAFQGCTVGGNTAINAGLFFQPPASDWDLYFPTGWKNSDMQSAIAKVHAKQPSTDNPSADGKRYLQSGYHVAKEWLVEGAGYADVGLNDGWENHQKTKVFGHPIYNYEGGQRSGPAKTYLQSALQRPNFHFQTGTKVIRVIRDGQTATGVEIQIKGSNATSIVNMAKSGRVVLSGGALLSPQLLMWSGIGEAATLGNLSASGQLTLPASQWINNSAVGDKVFDNPNTFIELFSDSISSYNYNYTDPIPADRELYLKSRSGPYSFGSQTSAFWDFIKQGNETIGCQGTIDSSGAVQFMENGTITLNVYGTSGLRSFGRVGLDAKGVATPSSGFFYSDKRDAQAVGQFIYNLFQALPVNLKPLNIDGNSTLEEITTWVSSPSDYTLGNVQHWSSSCRFETCVDANAKVIGTNNIHVVDASISAPLTTNPVLGTMIIAERAVEKILALSS, from the exons ATGAAGGTTTCACAAACCTGGACAGCTTTGCTTTCGACCGCGCTGGTTGCCATTGCTGCTCCTATTGCGGAGAACTGCACATTGGAGGCTGATTACGATGTCATCGTCGTGGGCTCTGGTCCTGCTGGAATCATCGTTGCCGATCGCATGAGCGAGGCTGGCAAAAAGACTCTTCTCCTCGAGCAGGGTGGACCATCCTACTACGTTACCGGTGGGCGTGAGCGTCCTGATTGGCTGAACGGAACCGAGCTCAGTCGTGTTGATGTTCCTGGTCTTTACAAG TCCATCTTCTCAGTAACCGGCAACCTGACATGTGCGTCAGACGTTGTCAACGCCTTCCAGGGCTGCACGGTCGGTGGAAACACTGCCATCAACGCTGGCCTCTTCTTCCAGCCGCCGGCGTCTGACTGGGACTTGTACTTCCCAACAGGATGGAAGAACTCTGACATGCAGAGTGCGATTGCAAAGGTCCATGCGAAGCAACCGTCCACAGACAATCCGTCGGCAGACGGCAAGCGCTACCTGCAGAGTGGCTACCATGTGGCGAAAGAGTGGCTCGTTGAAGGTGCAGGCTACGCAGACGTCGGCCTGAACGACGGCTGGGAGAATCACCAAAAGACAAAGGTCTTTGGTCACCCCATCTACAACTACGAGGGTGGACAGAGGAGCGGACCTGCCAAGACCTACCTCCAATCCGCGCTCCAGCGGCCCAACTTCCACTTCCAGACAGGAACCAAGGTCATTCGCGTGATCCGCGACGGCCAGACAGCCACCGGCGTTGAGATCCAGATCAAGGGCTCCAACGCCACTTCCATCGTGAACATGGCCAAGAGCGGACGAGTCGTCCTCTCCGGTGGTGCTCTTCTCAGCCCTCAGCTCCTCATGTGGTCCGGCATCGGCGAGGCCGCCACCCTCGGCAACCTCTCTGCATCGGGGCAGCTCACTCTTCCCGCCAGCCAATGGATCAACAACAGCGCTGTCGGTGACAAGGTCTTTGACAATCCGAACACCTTCATCGAGCTCTTCTCCGACTCCATCTCGTCCTACAACTACAACTACACCGACCCTATCCCCGCCGACCGGGAGCTCTACCTCAAGTCGCGTTCCGGTCCCTATTCTTTCGGCTCGCAGACGAGTGCATTCTGGGACTTTATCAAGCAAGGCAACGAAACCATTGGTTGCCAGGGCACCATCGATTCTTCTGGCGCGGTCCAGTTTATGGAGAACGGCACCATCACTCTGAATGTGTACGGAACCTCGGGTCTGCGGTCATTCGGTCGTGTCGGCCTCGATGCCAAGGGTGTTGCGACACCCTCGTCCGGCTTCTTCTACTCCGACAAGCGAGATGCCCAGGCTGTTGGCCAGTTTATCTACAACCTCTTCCAGGCTTTGCCCGTGAACCTGAAGCCGCTGAACATTGACGGTAATTCGACACTCGAGGAGATCACCACCTGGGTCAGCTCGCCTTCCGACTATACCCTGGGCAACGTCCAGCATTGGTCCAGCAGCTGCAGGTTCGAGACCTGTGTCGATGCGAATGCCAAGGTCATTGGTACCAACAACATCCACGTGGTTGACGCTAGTATCAGCGCTCCTTTGACCACCAACCCTGTTCTGGGTACCATGATCATTGCTGAGCGTGCCGTCGAGAAGATCCTCGCCTTGTCGTCGTGA